gtgtgtgtgtgtgtgtgtgtgctgaccgtAATATATGTGCCATGCTCCTATGTAATGaatttctctcactttctccctccctcctctctttccctcctctctctctctctctctctctctctctctctctctatctatctatctatctatctatctatctatctctttctcctctccaggtATCTTTGCCTTTAAGTGTGCCCGGGCGGAGGAGATCTTCAACATGCTGCAGGACATCATGCACAACAACAGCATCAGCGTGGTGGAGGAGCCGGTGCTGGAGCCCATCCAAGCGCCCGCCGACGCCGACATCCCTAGGACACCACGCACCCCCACcagtaagagcacacacacacacacacacacacacacacacacacacacacacacattcttctttCTCACACTTTGCACAAACATTCACCCCTGTGGATATCCTTCCACCCAACAACCCtgaacgcacacgcacaccctccctcccatcGCTGGTCCTCACCCGTAATCACACTCCTCCATCATTAGGATGTAAATCATTGAAAGTGTTAATGTGCGCTGAGGCACTCCAGCCACCTGAAGAGTGAGTGAAATGTAGAGTAGACCTATCAGAGGACAGGAAGGCCACGATCATAAGCGAATGAGAGTGAAGGAGTGGAGCGGGAGTGGCTGTGATGAAAGTCCAAGAACAACGTCCCCATGGCAGGGTCATCAGTGCCTGACCCTCCACCCACGGCATCTTCTCCCCCTGAGGACCAGCATgttgtgatgttgttgtttttgttgttcccCTCCCCCAATCAGAATGGTATTTGGGCAGCCTTTGATGTGAGGCGAGTGAAAAGGTTGGAGGAGTAGCGGAATGTGGCTGTGTTTGGTTAAACCCTGCACTGACCTGccagagagcaacacacacacacacacacacacacacacattttttttatgtctgtctTGTCCTCCCTTCTGTCTGTCGTTCTTTcctgtcttcctttctttattcttcttctctctttatttccctctttgttcattctctcttctcccccctgcAGCTCCAGGTTACTCAGTGCCCACCTTGCCCAATGGCATCGGGCGCTACCCCTCGTTCGGCGACACCTCCTCACGCCCCTCCAGCCGACACCCCTCAGTGGGCAGCGCCCGGCTGCCCTCCGTCGGAGAAGAGTCCACACACCCCCTGCTGGTGGCGGACGAATCggtgagaatgagaggagagagagagagagagagagagagagagagagagagagagagagagagagagagagagagagagagagagagagagagagagagagagagaatgaaagaatatgaaagagagaatatgaaagagagagagaatatggaagagagagagaatgaaagagagagagaatatgaaagagagagagaatgaaagagagagaaaaacacatctTACATGCCATAATATGATCCTCCTGTTGTACCTATTGACTGAGGGGCCACCTAGTGTTTGTTTAAGCAAGTTGCTCATTCAAGTGATTATGAATACAGTCATATATGGTCACCTGTATTTCCATGGGAGAAACAAAACACTCTTAATTGGAAAATGTGTGAATGGGAAAGGAGATCGGTTCCCAAGGGAGTGCTATCCTTTTGACACTGCTGAATTCTACTTTTTCAGCTATGCATGGCACTTTACTGCACCAATTATGCAAGGAcaggtttttttctgtttgtataAAATGTCTGATGTTTAGTGAAATGTCTGATGTATGCCCAAAGAGTTCATATAATGACGGGTGTGTTGAAGTTTGCTACACAAATTGTTTGCCTTGTGCTGATTGTCTGCGTCTGCTTCTCTTAGGTACATACATACGTGAACACAACGGGTGTCCAAGAGGACAGGCGGAGTCGAAGTAGTGTCCACGCCCCTCTGGATCTGCGGTTGTCCAATCCCGAGACCTTAGCGCCCTCCTCGCCCAATGAGGCGACGGAAGGGCGTGTCCTGCTGGAGCCAGAGAGCGTTAAGTTTGTGCTGGGCCCCACCCCCGTGCAGCGGCAGCTCATGGCCAAGGAGCGGCTGCCGGACCCGGCGGGTGAACAGGACTATGCAGAGACTGGGGCCAACGGGGAGCTCGTAGGGGGCGGCCCTCCCTCAGCAGGGGCCCTCAATGGCTCCGCAGTGCCCTCTTCGGGCCTGTCGGCGGACTGCGACACGGGCTACGACAGCGAAGAGCGCAAGGAGACGCCGTCATCCTCGTCCACTGTGTCGTCGTCGACGACGAAGACCGCCGCATCAGGGGCTAAAGCATCGCCGTGCGAGCACCTCAACGGTACGGCCGCCGCTCCTCACCCCACTCCGGCACCCGTTCCCCCTGCCAACCCTGCCCCGACCCCAGCCCCAACCACTACTGCCAACATCTCCACCGGTGCCCGCCGCTGCCGGCCGCCCATCCCCACGCCCGACGCGCAGAACGCCAACAACTCGGCACAGCGGCGCACGGCCCTGCTCAACTACGAGAACTTGCCGGCGCTGCCGCCCGTCTGGGAGACCCGCAAGCCCTACTCggaggccgaggaggaggaggaggagaacgcCTACGCGCCAAAGACTCCGTCGCTCAACAACggctaccaccaccaccaacaacaccaccaccaccaccaccaccaccaccaaccgcAGCACACACCCCACCCGCTTCTCCACCACGGCCTGGACCCACAGCACAACTACGTCAACACGGAAAACGTGACCATGCCGCTCAGCGCACACAAGCCGGACTCGGCCCGCCCGCCCCGCCGGGACTGCGGCTCCGCCCAGCagcagcccaccgtcttcaactttGACTTTCGGCGGGGGGGGCTGGGGCCCGAGCAGCTACGGCAGCTCAACTACAtcgaggtggagatggagaagggCTCGGACTCGAGCGGGCCGCACACGCCCAAGACGCCCACCACGCCACTGCCGCAGACGCCCACGCGGCGGACGGAGCTCTACGCCATTATAGACATTGAGCGCACGGCGGCCATGTCGAGCCTGCAGAAAGCACTGCCGCGCGATGACGGCAGCACCCGCAAGACGCGACACAATAGTACTGACCTGCCCATGTGAGCCCAGACCCatcccaacccaacccaagcACTGTCTCCAGTTGCaccttttttgtttggttttgttttcttgtcACATGTCTCGTTGTTTTGTCTTTATGGTTTGTTTTTTGTACATATATTTACAAGCAGAATGAAATTCTTATGTCTGAAGGTGATagggctgtgttttttttttttagtgacCTTCTTTAAATATCAGCcttgaaatacaaaaaaagtatcACACattaaaaggaaaagaaagttAAAAAAAACGTAGCCACGAATGCCCCTTCCTCAGCGCTTACTGGCAgaagtgtctctgtgttctaCAAGCTGGCCTGAAAGGGAAAGCCTCACCTTATACAATTTGGTCCCAGTTTTGAAGCCCAACATGGGTGAAAGCCTtgcaaaaaaattataaaactacaacaaccacggtacactacaacaacaaccacgGTACACTATAGTGCAGATTTTCTCATTGTAGATTTCATCAGGTGATACCCTCCTTCCTTCTGTGTTGTAATTTAAGGACCACAAGTAGGTACACTACAGTCACTTTAGTCTCCTTGGTACAGTACATGCCAAAATATCATGCCCTCTTGTACACTATAAAAAGCTGGAATTTTATCTAGTTTGCTGGTTGTACTTCAGGTACTCAGATCGAATgggcatatatacagtatacatatgtACGTATATCTATTTTCAAAGAACGACCCtttttgcatgcatgtttgAGTCATCCTGAAAAAAGCTCATCGCACTCACATCTTAATACCTCGGTCGCAGAGAAAGTTCCCCTGGGCCGTTGGTGATTGAGTACGGTCAAGTGTCCTTATTGACATTCCTGATTGTATATAACATAAAATAAGAATTTAAAAAAGATTGTTTACTATACAAGAGGCGAAGAGTTTCATAGGAATCTGGATTCCGACGCGTCCTCCTGTTACGTTTGTTATTGTATCATATTGTAAAATGTACCACATGCTCTAACTtgcattattttgtttttggttttctacCTAACTTTTTTAGAGAATACATAAAAAATATAGTAATTGTATGAAAGTAGTTAAATAGATTATGTTTATTAAGCCAATAAAACAGTAGTGACAAATTGAGACCCTTTTGCCAAATCCTTCTTCGCGACTCGGAAAGGTCTCGGAAAAGCCGGAATTCCTCTAGGGGCCATCGACAGCATTATTAAACATTCCAGATTGTTCTCTGTGCGAGTCCACTTGTCCCTGTTGGGACGCGGGACTATGCAGTGAATGGGTGTTTTCATCCTggtgttacacatacacaagttaAAAATGGACTTTTATTGACATTTTGATATTGGCTTTTTTTTCAGGTATGGATATTAGTTTACcaaatgtttgtattttttaaaaaagatgaaaagacattttgtgtattttgtgataTTTACATCATTACGTCATACGCCATCAGTGCCAACACCCTATTTTTTGTAGCATggcaaaataataattaaaaaagcaaaaaacCTACCTTCTGAATGGGCTGTTCTATTATCtctgttgtctttgtctttttgtgtgtgtgtgtgtgtgtgtgtgtgtgtgtgtgtgtgtgtgtgtgtgtgtgtgtgtgtgtgtgtgtgtgtgtgtgtgtgtgtgtgtgtgtgtgtgcgcttgtgtttgtgaatgctaAATATGAAAATGGAAGCCACTTGACTGTGGAATCCGTAAAAGAGAAAGGTATGCAATGGAACGCTAAGGTGTAAACTGGAGTGCTGGTCAACAGAAGGTGCGCCCATAGAGAACttcaccactaggtggcagtgtttGCATGTTAAACATGAGGAAAAGTTCAGGCTCGTGGGATGTGTTCATTTATAACCTGAGCAAATATAAGGTGGTTTTCTAGAAACAACAGCCACAGGGGACAGAGTTGATGTACAAGTTAGAAATTCACGGAAAGACTTATGTTGGAGATGTGCAAATATACTGTAAACCCCTTCATAAAGATGGTTAGAGACCATATATTTTCAACACCAATGTTGAATTTGTGCAAACCCGTAGGCATGTAGGCTACTGGATGCAAAATAAATGCCCCAGATCTACTGTATGATGGAGAGTGTGATGTTCAGAAGTGAAAGTTTCAGATAATCCCTACAGCATATCCCAGTTCTCTGGAAAGTGTTCCTCTATCCTTGTGGTCAAACtagctttttcttttctgtcactTTCCTTTTCTACACAGTCACCTCTCAGATGATGCATAGGGGATGAGAGATTAATGGAGGAAGGGTCTGTGTGATGCCAGGCTGAagagtgagcgagggagaaagTTTGAATATGAAGACACTGTAGATTCATTCTGCTAGGACTTATAATGAGGTTGTCATGGTCACCGAGCCTCCTGTTCTTTCCAAATAAAAAGACAGAATCTTGTCTGGCCTTGAACGTAGAGCCTGTTTTGATGGCTGGGGTTTGTAGCTTATAGTCAACAATCAAGAAAGGCATCTAACTGTCCATTCATTAAGTGCACTCTGAAAAACTTAGTTATTTGGATAAGATTGGCACTGCACATGGCATAGTTATAGGCTACAATTTTCTTATATTATTTAATAGGAGGTTGCTCAACATGTCTATAATACACCCTGCCATTCAAAGGTTTATAATGACAAATGCATTTAGCCTATGTTGTTTACAGATATGgtcttatttagttatttaaaaaataccTTTAAAATGGTATTCCATGGTGTATAGAAATATGGCATCTCAAAAGACCCTTAGTTGGTAGTTTATTTCAGAGGTATTGATTCAACTGTATGGCCATTTTGGAGACTGTAGTTCGTGGTGCCATAGAACTGTTTTGCATTATACAGGTGTTTCTGTTATTTAGCCTGTCCTCATTGGTATAGATGCGGTGGACGGAAAAAAACTTCTTAGTGTAACACAATACAATTCATCAGCACCACAAACCGCATGACCACACAGTTGAATCAACACCTCTCTGAAACactttcaacaaaaaaaaaattataaccTTCATTAAGCTATTATTAATTACAAAACTGTTACAAAAGTTTGTGAACCCCTGTGCAAAGTGCAAATTCTGTTCATTTTTGAAGTGAAACatgaaaatgtcttcaaattTTCATGCACTGTTACTCTTAATTTCATAACTCACAAataggggaaaaaaactgtaattataattacattacgtGCTTTCTGAGTTTTCTATGGTTATAATGTCTTGTCATAATGAGGGCAGCCCCAGTGGTGGCAGCTCTGCCACCTGCCCAGGTAATAACGGCATCTTTCCGGGCAGTGGTGACCGCAGTCTCTGGGCTCCGGCTGTAGCAGTCCGCAACCATGGCCGgctccagcaccagcagcagccagtgtGTAGAGTGGATGGGAATTCATCCACCCCCAGCAGCTTTGACAAGACCAGAGCCAGGATTCCGTCCTCTCCCAGGCCAACGACCACCAAGGGTTCCACTGGATCCTGAGACCAAGGCCCTCTATTCACAGTAGCCCTGCCTCACCAGCCAGAACGGGCTCCTGCATCAACGCTGGCAGGCTCTTGGGGGCCACCACCATGTCTTGCAGCTCCTGGTGCCTCTGCGAATGCGCTGTTGAGTCCCCCAGCTGGTCCATGGCTCAGTGAGGGCGACACTAAGACTTCTCATCAGTGTGACTCCTGCACAGCTCAGTGAGGGCGGTTCATTTTGGAGTCATTAGGACTCCTCACCAGTGTGACTCCTGCACGGCTCAGAGGGGGCCGACCCAGCACTCTCACGCTTCACTGCAGCAGTACCAGGCGGAGGCCCAAATGGAGCGTGTGAGCGTGGACATCTTGGGCCCATTTCTCACCACCAACCAGGGGAATTCTCATGACCTTAGGCTACTTTACTAAGTGGCCAGAGGCGTATGTGGTCCCTGACCAGAgtgctgccaccaccactgaGCGAAAATGAAATAATCTGCCTGAGGAGCTGCACATTGACCGGGTGCGGAATTGTGAAGCTGTTGTGTTCAGCGAGGTCTTGCCAGAGAAGCTGGGCATAAAAAACTGCATGTTGCATCCACAGAGTGACTGTTAATGTACATTTTTCCTGTCATTCCCTGTTCATTTTTTCTTTGAATTCTTTCTGTTACAGGCACACAGTGATGCTGCTGTCAAAGGCGGTTTGCTCTTATATCATCACTGCACATCCTGCATAACGTCTGAGCCAGTCTTATATCATCACTGCACATCCTGCATATCGTCTGAGCCAGTGCGTTTCATCCCCGTATGCGCTGGCGCTGAAGCGGTAAAGCAAACATAAGGAGTGACCTGAGTACATCACGGTGCATTTCTGGATTTTTCTCTCGCTGTCCCTTTTGTTTGGCCATGTGCTGTATTATAGCGGACGATTTTACCATGGAAACATGGAGACAATTTAATTTGAAATGCTTatgagtagggttgggtaccgagaaccggtaccaatatggaaccggttccaatacaaccggtacctacccggaccgaaatgcaacgcagatttcggtgcttcatttcggtgcctgagccaattgaaaacagttgctaggcagattccgcggggcacatgtaaaactgccccagctcccaatgtaaactttgtcctgtgtcgctcacgctcattggtgttttcatagcaacagtcttatgacagtgaagagcatgcagcatttcacagagcaagcacaaacagaactagccatcaaccttttaacagagaaaataccgaaaggtaaacggtcaaaagtgtggctgtatttcgcaccaaaatattcaaacatcgcgacgtgcagcaaatgcaacaaaacaattgcgtgaaaagagtggagagaaggcaaagagtcaacggcagatcagcaaccgaagactgaaaaataaacggagatgacagctatacttaacctacggtagtctcttaaaggggcagtacacattttctcgtactcagtgtgttcaagtaacaagattaactataaacaagatagaaaagataggtataaacaaatcatgaaatggtaaaatttcatgaaataaatgccaacaaaataatacatttttgactccaaaggcaaatatgctcatatttttgcaaaagaagtttgaagctgttttttgtatttatttatatttatttaagtatactataaactgttgtttacagttaatataatgttcatagtttgaagttaaaaagtttgaagccaagtgttttgtatgtatttatatttataatatactttaaacagttaatatattgttcaatttgaagaaaacaaatttaattgaacaaaagaattgctgaagtattgaagctgtagtgtgtgtacagagtgtgtgtgtgtgtgtgttttgtatttatttgtatttatttaagtatagtctaaacttttgttaacagttcatatattatttaagttttaagtcaaaaggtgttttgtatttatttatatatatataatctactttaaacagttcatatatttggcaataaagcctttcttaaatgtcgtcaatcgtaaacatttttttatttttttataaaagtatcggttccggcaccgtttaggcaccggtatcgttttaaaagtatcggttatgtaccggtatcggataaaaaccaaacgatacccatccctacttatgAGGCCTGAAACAATAGGAGAGAGACCTGCTTATGTTTcctaattatgtgtgtgtgtgtgtgtgtgtgtgtgtgtgtgtgtgtgtgtgtgtgtgtgtgtgtctgtgtgtgtgtgtgtgtgtgtgtgtgtgtgtgtgtgtgtgtatgtgtgtgtgtgtgtgtgtgttcagacctTTTAGCTTCAGCCCGTTTGAGGGGGGTCTAGTATTGACTTCAAGACCTGCATTTATGATGTCATTTTATGCTCAATTACCAAGATCATTGCTTGAGTAAAATCattctgtgcagtgtgtgatttGACATGAGCTTGGAAGCCTAGAATGACCACATAATTGCATGTGTTTTGCTCTGGCTGATGAGATGAATAGTCGGACCACTAACTGTGCGATGGCTGTAACATTAACAGCATTTCAATGCACATCCCTTCATGACTGCAACATGGGCCATTTGCCTTACAAATAAGGGATTTCTGCCGCCTTTGGTGCCTGGCTTGGATGAGAAGAAAggctttaaaacaaaaaaatgctgtgatgtctgtggaTTCGCCTGGAAGAAAAATGATCA
The sequence above is drawn from the Clupea harengus chromosome 16, Ch_v2.0.2, whole genome shotgun sequence genome and encodes:
- the frs2a gene encoding fibroblast growth factor receptor substrate 2a: MGSCCSCPDKDSIPDNHLSKFKVINVDDDGNELGSGVMELTEEELILHTRKRHAVKWPYLCLRRYGYDSNLFSFESGRRCQTGQGIFAFKCARAEEIFNMLQDIMHNNSISVVEEPVLEPIQAPADADIPRTPRTPTTPGYSVPTLPNGIGRYPSFGDTSSRPSSRHPSVGSARLPSVGEESTHPLLVADESVHTYVNTTGVQEDRRSRSSVHAPLDLRLSNPETLAPSSPNEATEGRVLLEPESVKFVLGPTPVQRQLMAKERLPDPAGEQDYAETGANGELVGGGPPSAGALNGSAVPSSGLSADCDTGYDSEERKETPSSSSTVSSSTTKTAASGAKASPCEHLNGTAAAPHPTPAPVPPANPAPTPAPTTTANISTGARRCRPPIPTPDAQNANNSAQRRTALLNYENLPALPPVWETRKPYSEAEEEEEENAYAPKTPSLNNGYHHHQQHHHHHHHHHQPQHTPHPLLHHGLDPQHNYVNTENVTMPLSAHKPDSARPPRRDCGSAQQQPTVFNFDFRRGGLGPEQLRQLNYIEVEMEKGSDSSGPHTPKTPTTPLPQTPTRRTELYAIIDIERTAAMSSLQKALPRDDGSTRKTRHNSTDLPM